A single window of Crassostrea angulata isolate pt1a10 chromosome 8, ASM2561291v2, whole genome shotgun sequence DNA harbors:
- the LOC128157889 gene encoding microfibrillar-associated protein 1-like has protein sequence MKTTFLCLAISCGILLVQARSHIRTNDDEKAMDRLVHLLESAKDLEVRSSGEAPEERKLKEEGKRPTPPPRDSDDEGRRRRPPPSRDGDKKDAERRDVLMRFLEKAEDLQVRSSGEAPEERHLKEEGKRPTPPPRDSDDEGRRRRPPPSRDGDKKDAERRDLLMRFLEKAEDLQVRSSGEAPEERNLKEEGKRPTPPPRDSDDEGRRRRPPPSRDERRRWF, from the exons ATGAAGACGACGTTTTTATGTCTGGCGATTTCGTGCGGGATCTTGCTCGTGCAAGCAAGATCACAC ATACGAACAAATGACGATGAAAaag CTATGGATCGGTTGGTGCATTTACTGGAAAGTGCAAAGGATTTAGAAGTCAGAT CTTCAGGAGAGGCGCCAGAAGAACGTAAATTGAAAGAGGAAGGTAAACGACCAACTCCCCCACCACGTGACAGCGATGACGAGGGCAGACGCCGCAGACCACCGCCGTCACGTGACGGCGATAAAAAAGACGCCGAACGACGTGATGTCTTGATGCGTTTTCTGGAAAAAGCTGAAGATTTACAAGTCAGAT CTTCAGGAGAGGCGCCTGAAGAACGTCACTTGAAAGAGGAAGGTAAACGACCGACTCCCCCACCACGTGACAGCGATGACGAGGGCAGACGCCGCAGACCACCGCCGTCACGTGACGGCGATAAAAAAGATGCCGAACGACGTGATCTCTTGATGCGTTTTCTGGAAAAAGCTGAAGATTTACAAGTCAGAT CTTCAGGAGAGGCGCCAGAAGAACGTAACTTAAAAGAGGAAGGTAAACGACCAACTCCCCCACCACGTGACAGCGATGACGAGGGCAGACGCCGCAGACCACCGCCTTCACGTGATGAACGAAGAAGATGGTTTTAG
- the LOC128160556 gene encoding EF-hand calcium-binding domain-containing protein 12-like, whose amino-acid sequence MPPRHRAGPVDLTDADISYPLHRLFDEYNMDHIPVNERLGLFKQRDLAHVKHYKAAVKIFGGPLSRKRVMVAPPMETPLKHRLGLYHGRKSPPLSPPVLNANLKEQIPIEPKPSEEEMIADRETKKEEDYKNWMKERQKFRTDLENMGLSEHWLNQKPSMTALEKRVLVRMIKERTPHYEPPPIVPETPTEALIHDVPNVKIPAPLGIRILEEHLRKNKMRLLDMFVATDKDKDWKITRDEFRKVIRESKVPMSEALLEDMILSLDIDYDNNLDYKELAKGLSFWKKERRENRRKQISRESTMDSFKSRSSSSTSLRGARPNSSDEIVDDHQASGSDEKIIRNFSPSRSNQEIIAKSSKSSNNQQTQDTSKKLVKSSKKSESEKPASGRTQGSKSPKQGSASKGENQNTGLEGGDNENNGKQVSIEIEVTDTSKEVEPKRSRSTTPQYLAPPEQDTAPEHIVMSSDEAMVDLRKRDREALKTNMMRMSAKKLEEGPGIIKVGEKAIDDHCMQSTLEGELGGMVDKFRQLKLREFYDINKLCAQQGVSLSPTLLEKVLLYPPDIPHSFINKQVKTPGAPLLSSHYADPPKRPRTPIEVKHKDRVRRSQSGRLLIDSRHRYPQGRSVAATGSRANLSTGKAIIRRKVDCWMSFEEYDRLTRHLAIRYQQLHGSSDSNAFWPGQLLDKVRLCMPPYDKPELPDQSGIVFQKVKERKLTNLGKARDYSAWPVNDQGYVQSGIYDPFARKFIHNY is encoded by the exons ATGCCTCCAAGACACAGGGCTGGTCCTGTGGACCTCACAGATGCCGACATCAGCTACCCTCTGCACCGCCTCTTTGACGAATACAACATGGATCACATCCCAGTCAATGAGCGTTTGGGTTTGTTCAAACAGCGCGATCTAGCTCATGTAAAGCATTATAAAGCTGCAGTCAAGATATTTGGTGGACCATTAAGTAGAAAAAGAGTCATGGTTGCTCCACCTATGGAAACACCTTTGAAGCATCGGCTTGGTTTGTATCATGGCCGCAAGTCTCCACCGCTCTCTCCCCCAGTCCTAAATGCCAATCTAAAAGAACAGATTCCCATAGAACCAAAGCCCTCAGAAGAGGAGATGATTGCTGATAGAGAAACCAAGAAAGAGGAAGATTACAAAAACTGGATGAAAGAACGACAAAAGTTCCGTACTGATCTTGAGAATATGGGATTAAGTGAACACTGGTTGAATCAGAAACCTAGTATGACTGCCTTAGAGAAAAGGGTGCTGGTTAGAATGATTAAAGAGAGAACTCCCCACTATGAGCCCCCACCCATTGTACCAGAAACCCCCACAGAGGCCCTGATTCATGATGTGCCAAATGTTAAAATTCCCGCTCCCCTGGGCATTAGGATATTAGAAGAGCACTTGAGGAAAAATAAGATGCGACTGCTGGACATGTTTGTGGCCACTGATAAAGACAAGGACTGGAAAATCACCAGGGATGAGTTCAGAAAGGTCATCAGGGAG TCAAAGGTTCCAATGTCTGAGGCCCTTCTGGAGGACATGATTCTCTCCCTTGATATAGATTATGACAACAACTTGGACTATAAGGAGCTAGCTAAAGGCTTGTCATTTTGGAAAAAAGAGAGGAGAGAAAatagaagaaaacaaatttcaaggGAATCTACAATGGACTCTTTTAAATCTAGATCAA GTTCATCTACTTCATTACGTGGAGCCAGACCCAATTCATCAGATGAAATAGTCGATGATCATCAAGCTTCTGGATCAGATGAAAAAATCATTCGTAACTTTTCTCCAAGTCGATCTAACCAAGAAATAATAGCTAAATCATCAAAATCCTCTAACAACCAGCAGACCCAGGAtacttctaaaaaattagtcaAGTCCTCCAAAAAATCAGAATCGGAAAAACCGGCTTCTGGTCGGACTCAAGGGTCAAAGTCCCCCAAACAGGGGTCTGCCTCAAAAGGTGAAAATCAGAACACTGGGTTGGAAGGTGGGGACAATGAGAATAATGGAAAACAGGTGAGTATTGAGATAGAAGTTACGGACACCTCAAAGGAAGTGGAACCCAAGAGGAGTAGAAGCACCACCCCCCAGTATCTAGCACCCCCAGAACAAGACACAGCACCGGAACACATTGTAATGTCATCTGATGAAGCTATGGTGGACCTGAGGAAGAGAGATAGGGAGGCTCTCAAAACCAACATGATGAGGATG tctGCCAAAAAGTTGGAGGAGGGCCCGGGCATTATCAAGGTGGGGGAGAAGGCCATTGATGACCACTGTATGCAGTCCACACTGGAGGGGGAGCTAGGAGGGATGGTGGATAAATTCAGACAGCTCAAACTGAGAGAGTTCTATGACATCAACAAGTTGTGTGCCCAGCAAGGAGTTTCCCTTAGTCCTACTCTGTTAGAAAAAG tcTTGCTATACCCCCCTGACATACCCCACTCATTCATAAATAAACAAGTGAAAACCCCAGGGGCACCTCTTCTCTCAAGTCATTATGCTGACCCTCCCAAGAGGCCACGGACCCCGATAGAGGTCAAACACAAAGATCGAGTGAGGCGGTCCCAGAGTGGTAGACTTTTGATTGACAGCAGGCACCGCTACCCCCAGGGTCGCAGTGTGGCTGCCACAGGCTCCAGGGCTAATCTGTCCACAGGAAAAGCCATCATACGGAGAAAGGTCGATTGCTGGATGTCCTTTGAAGAGTACGACAGACTAACCAG acATCTAGCCATCAGATACCAGCAGCTTCATGGTTCATCGGACTCCAACGCCTTCTGGCCGGGACAGCTGCTGGATAAAGTAAGGCTGTGCATGCCGCCCTACGACAAACCGGAACTACCCGACCAGAGCGGAATCGTGTTCCAGAAAGTGAAGGAGAGGAAGCTGACCAACCTCGGGAAGGCGAGGGATTACTCGGCCTGGCCAGTGAACGATCAGGGATATGTTCAGTCAGGGATCTATGATCCCTTCGCTCGGAAGTTTATTCACAATTATTGA
- the LOC128161625 gene encoding histidine ammonia-lyase-like, whose protein sequence is MKLSVRVRGDWFAVPCKGTEKVTWLGEESLRRYYKSKSRTGHAQEKVYEVRKAKGAAILDPDDAIKDVLDENDFVTVVLDSDISSPVTGPAEPVYVEEKVAKTSVESATEYISLDGNSLSTDDLLRLGKGHYLIKLTVEAEQKVLKARKLLDDIVSSHKVVYGITTGFGKFARTTIEKNKLIELQENLIRSHSAGVGPPLSPERTRMLLALRINVLAKGYSGISMETLKKYIAAFNANCLPWVPEKGTVGASGDLAPLSHLALGMMGEGKMWSPKSGWADAKYVLESNKLTPIKLGPKEGIALINGTQLITALGVEALERAEAIARQADIVAAFTLDVLKGTTRAFDSCIHDVRPHKGQKMVARRLRSLLHSDTHRSEIAESHRFCDRVQDAYTLRCCPQVHGIVNDTVAFVRTILSVEVNSATDNPMVFADTGEIISGGNFHGEYPAKVLDYLAIGVHELANMSERRIERLVNPAYSELDAFLTPDGGLNSGFMIAHCTAASLVSENKVLCHPASIDSLTTSAGTEDHVSMGGFAARKCLRVVEHVEQVIAIELLAACQAIEFLRPLKTTPPLEEVYKLVRQLAGPWKKDRYMAPDIDAVTKLLQEEKVWRKVKPFMDNYHAQQDVETRVFSPTSSFSAEAPPHATKRRKTSSMSRPR, encoded by the exons ATGAAGTTGTCTGTGCGTGTTCGAGGTGACTGGTTTGCGGTTCCCTGCAAAGGGACCGAGAAGGTCACGTGGCTTGGGGAGGAATCATTAAGGAGGTACTACAAGTCCAAGTCCAGAACCGGACATGCCCAAGAGAAGGTTTACGAGGTTAGGAAGGCCAAAGGTGCCGCCATATTGGATCCAGATGACGCCATTAAAGATGTACTTGATGAAAATGACTTCGTCACTGTTG TGTTGGACAGTGACATATCCAGCCCTGTCACGGGACCCGCCGAGCCTGTGTACGTAGAAGAGAAAGT AGCAAAGACCAGTGTAGAGTCAGCAACAGAG TACATTTCCTTGGATGGTAATAGTTTATCTACGGATGACCTACTTCGGCTAGGAAAGGGCCATTACTTGATAAAG TTGACAGTCGAAGCGGAACAGAAGGTCCTCAAAGCCAGAAAGCTTCTGGACGACATTGTTAGCAGCCATAAAG tTGTTTATGGAATTACAACCGGTTTTGGAAAATTTGCAAGAACAACCATTGAGAAAAACAAATTGAT AGAACTTCAAGAAAATTTGATTCGTTCTCACTCAGCAG GTGTTGGTCCACCATTGTCACCCGAGCGGACACGCATGCTCTTGGCGTTACGAATCAATGTTTTGGCAAAGGGCTACAGCGGAATATCGATGGAGACGCTTAAAAAATACATCGCAGCGTTTAATG CCAACTGCCTGCCATGGGTGCCCGAGAAGGGAACAGTTGGGGCTAGCGGCGATTTGGCACCACTGTCGCATCTTGCGCTAGGCATGATGGGAGAGGGCAAAATGTGGAGTCCGAAAAGTGGATGGGCGGATGCTAAATAT GTTTTGGAATCCAATAAATTGACACCAATTAAGCTTGGACCGAAGGAAGGAATAGCTCTGATTAATGGAACGCAGCTTATCACGGCACTGGGCGTGGAAG CGCTGGAGCGGGCGGAAGCGATCGCACGACAGGCGGATATAGTGGCGGCCTTCACTCTGGACGTGCTGAAGGGAACAACTAGAGCCTTTGATAGCT GTATACACGATGTTCGGCCACACAAGGGACAGAAGATGGTGGCCAGACGCCTCCGTTCCTTGCTCCACTCAGACACGCATCGGTCTGAAATTGcag AAAGTCATCGGTTCTGTGATCGCGTTCAGGATGCCTACACACTGAGATGTTGTCCACAA GTTCATGGGATAGTGAATGACACTGTAGCTTTCGTTAGGACCATTCTCTCTGTTGAAGTCAACAGTGCCACAGACAATCCT ATGGTATTTGCGGACACGGGAGAAATTATATCTGGTGGAAATTTCCATGGAGAATACCCAGCAAAG GTTTTAGATTATTTGGCGATTGGGGTGCATGAACTCGCGAACATGAGTGAGAGAAGAATAGAGAGACTTGTTAATCCTG CGTACAGTGAGCTTGACGCCTTCCTGACTCCGGACGGGGGACTAAATTCTGGATTTATGATAGCTCACTGCACAGCAGCATCTCTAG TATCTGAAAATAAAGTTCTGTGTCATCCTGCCTCCATTGATTCTTTGACTACGAGCGCGGGAACCGAAGACCACGTGTCCATGGGGGGATTTGCCGCCAGAAAATGTCTGCGTGTGGTCGAACACGTGGAGCAAG TGATTGCTATTGAGCTTCTCGCCGCTTGCCAAGCAATAGAGTTTTTGAGACCATTAAAAACAACCCCTCCCCTTGAAGAGGTCTATAAGCTCGTCAGGCAGTTAGCTGG TCCCTGGAAAAAAGACAGATACATGGCACCTGATATAGATGCGGTCACAAAACTTCTTCAAGAGGAAAAG GTTTGGCGAAAAGTAAAACCATTTATGGATAATTACCATGCGCAGCAGGATGTCGAAACTCGAGTGTTCTCCCCTACATCAAGTTTTTCCGCTGAAGCGCCTCCACATGCCACTAAGAGACGGAAAACAAGCAGCATGTCTAGACCGAGATAA